The nucleotide window tttctactgtgtatttctattgtgtgctgtgtatttctactgtgtatttctactgtgtatttctactgtgtatttctaccgtgtatgtctattgtgtatttttattgtgtgctgtgtatttctactgtgtatttctattgtgtgctgtgtatttctactgtgtatttctattgtgtgctgtgtatttctactgtgtatttctattgtgtgctgtgtatgtctattgtgtatttttattgtgtgctgtgtatttctacagtgtatttctattgtgtgctgtgtatttctacagtgtatttctactgtgtatttctactgtgtatttctactgtgtatttaataataataataataataatacattttatttgtacagcgcttttaaaaactctcaaagacactttacaagaatggaatacatacaagaatacataaaatcaagtgcatggtgcataaactcaagtgcatagtgcgatagaggagaaatatgtagtaaaaagaacagtgtatgaggatatggatctgtgtaggtttttgggagaacaggttgagtacagcaaactgctacaggtgcagatgaaaagcgagtttgaagaggtgggttttgagtaatgacttgaaggtggatgagtctgggcagtcacggatgtgtttggggagggagttccagagggagggggcagcaatggagaaggctctatccccccaggtacggtgcttggtcctgagggggggtgagagaaggttagcgtctgaggatctgaggtttcgagaaggagtgtggtggtggagcatgtccatgaggtagggaggggcctggttgtggagggctttatgggtgagtaggaggagcttgaagttgattcggtgagggacagggagccagtgaaggttttggagtacgggggtgatatgttcacgggagcgggtgtgggtgaggaggcgggcagcagagttttggatgtattgaagtttattgaggactttggaagatgagccatagaggatgctgttgcagtagtccagtcttgaagtgataaatgcgtggatgagagtctcagctgcagagaaggagagtagtgggcggaggcgggcaatgttttttagatggaagaaagcagtttgggtgaggcggctgatgtgctgttcgaatgaaagagtactgtccatgatgatgccaaggttacggatggagggagagggagacaggtatttctaccgtgtatgtctattgtgtatttttattgtgtgctgtgtatttctactgtgtatttctattgtgtgctgtgtatttctactgtgtatttctattgtgtgctgtgtatttctactgtgtatgtctattgtgtgctgtgtatttctactgtgtatttctattgtgtgctgtgtatttctactgtgtatttctattgtgtgctgtgtatttctactgtgtatgtctattgtgtatttttattgtgtgctgtgtatttctacagtgtatttctacagagtatttctattgtgtgctgtgtatttctactgtgtatttctattgtgtgctgtgtatgtctattgtgtatttttattgtgtgctgtgtatttctactgtgtatttctactgtgtatgtctattgtgtatgtctattgtgtgctgtgtatttctacagtgtatttctattgtgtgctgtgtatttctacagtgtatttctacagtgtatttctattgtgtgctgtgtatttctactgtgtatgtctattgtgtgctgtgtatttctactgtgtatttctattgtgtgctgtgtatttctactgtgtatttctattgtgtgctgtgtatttctactgtgtatgtctattgtgtatttttattgtgtgctgtgtatttctacagtgtatttctacagagtatttctattgtgtgctgtgtatttctactgtgtatttctattgtgtgctgtgtatttctactgtgtatttctactgtgtatgtctattgtgtatttttattgtgtgctgtgtatttctacagtgtatttctattgtgtgctgtgtatttctactgtgtatgtctattgtgtatttttattgtgtgctgtttatttctactgtgtatttctactgtgtactgtgtatttctactgtgtatgtctattgtgtatttttattgtgtgctgtgtatttctactgtgtatttctgctttgtatttctactgagtgctgtgtatttctactgtgtactgtttatttctactgtgtatttctactgtgtgctgtgtatttctactgtgtgtttctactgtgtgctgtgtatttctactgtgtgctgtttatttctactgtgtatttctactgtgtgctgtgtatttctactgtgtatttctgctttgtatttctactgagtgctgtttatttccactgtgtatttctactgtgtgctgtgtatttatactgtgtatttctgctttgtatttctactgagtgctgtgtatttctactgtctgctgtgaatttctactgtgtatttctactgtgtgtttctactgtgtactgtgtatgtctactgtgcatttctacagtgtatttttattgtgtactgtgcatgtctactgtgtatttctactgtgtgctgtgtatttctactgtgtgtttctatagtgtgctgtgtgtttctactgtgtgtttctgttgtgtgctgtgtatttctcctatataaaacacagaaaaccagCCAAACCTCACATATTAAGTAGATGGAACCAGAGAACTGGGAGTCAATCAACTCCTAAATTAATAAAGTAAATGCTTCAGCTCTACTCACCACATCTGCATGATTTTAGCAGGTATTTTCTCCTGCTCCTCATACTGCTGAAGGACCCAGGAGAGGACACCCTGCCACTGATTCATCTCAGCCAGTGCTTGAATCCCTAATATGCAGAAGCCAGCCTTAAACtctccacatctggagagacacaaaaacaaacaaaacacaggaacacacagtgACATTACACAGTCAGTCTGCAGGCAGCATTCAAGTGAAACCAGATGAGGTAAGACGTTCACCTGTTGTCCTCTAGCTCCATGTTAGACAGACTCTCCAGGCCTGCGTTGCATGTGTCAAACGCAGCTGGGAAATCTTTGTGGACCATCATCTGCTCTGCAGCGGTGTCCAACATGCTGAACACTGAAGAAGTGAGCGGAGGGCTGCAGAGTCTTGCAGGAGGCAGGCTGGTCGAACAGCTGCTCATGTCGACGTGTCAAACTTAaaacttttaattaaatttaattatttacaacTCTAAGAAACTATTCATTACTTCCGGCAGGTTAGTTTATGCCTGGACACCAATTAAAAGCTTTACTTGTCCACTATCTTCTCCCTGACATCTTGTTTACTTTCCATAATCCGCCGGACTTCCTGGTTTGAGATGGCTAAGCCAATCAGACGTTAGCGTCTTCAGCTTCACGCAAACAGCCAATCACGTTGGTGTTTCTTCGAACACGCGtcataatttttttccccctagcTTGTACACACGTGCAGGGAGCGGAGAGTGTGTACCTGTCTGTCCACGGAGAGGTTTAAAGCAGCTAAACTACTTTTCTGTAAGTCACCGCTAATTGTTTATTTGTAGAATTATGCTAGCGCTCTGTATTAAGATAGCATCTTGAATTAGCTAGCTTTAAATCGCACGCTTTGATGCGAATTGTTCCAAATTAGCAATCACatagctaacaagctagctagcACACTGTTTACTTATCTTGTTATAAACTAGTCATGAAGCTAGTTGTTTAGCTTGCTAATATCTTGTCGCGTGATTAAAATCACCACAAAATGGAGACAAACTATAATGTTGACCTTATATTCTGGTTGACATGTGGGCTAATATGTTATAACTATGATCTTACGTCATATAAATAGAGAGCAGGAACCTTTATTAAAGTTTATTAAAGGCCAAAGGCTAAATTTTGGAGgacttttttgtttattcttaCCTATATCAAGCATTGGCTATACCACAATATGGGTATGTTTGCTCATTGACAGGAGAAttatgaagaagaaacaaatgcaactaaaattcaaaatattcatataaaatagcagaagcagtaaaagtaaaaaataggTGTATCTTATTTTTCCCATTAAGTAATACAATTtggcattggtttggagtcactgcAAAATGAATACATAGCACATTAGCAATCAAAATAAGTGTGCTACATGAAAACAGTTCAGTGTAAATTAAGCCTCCAGTGAATATTTGCTCTGGGTTTTGGCATCAAATGTACCCCAAAGGTActtaatttatttgataatagAAAATACAATCTAAGTGCGGGATGCTTAGGGTCTAAAGTAGTGGATAAACATGTGAAAGCCAGTTAATTTCACtggcatgtttttgtttttcagattgtCCTTAAAATGGCCAAAAGCCTCCGGAGCAAATGGAAGAGGAAGATGCgagcagagaagaggaagaaaaatgctCCCAAGGAGCTGGCGCGTCTGAAACAAGCTCTGAGTCTGGATAAGAAAGGAGAAGCTATCATGACTGATGTGCAGGAGATCGCCACCGTGGTGCCAGCTGACAAGATCAAGAAGCAGAAAGATGTGGAGATGGGGGagatggtggaggtggagggtgaCGGTGAGTGAGAGATTGAATacaacatatttattatttattaccaGTTGCGTCTACTTAAAGCGCATTCTAAGCTGTTTGTTGTAGATTTATCTTTAAGGCACACAGTAGCAGATTGGGCCGATGTTAATGATTATAATTTCCATCACTACTGTGTTACTTCTGTTTGTCCTATTGACAGTGAGTGCTggtaacagtaaaaaaaataataacaaggTAACCTTTATCTTTTACAGAGGGGAAGATGGACATGGACAGCAAGCGCAGCAAGAAAACTCTGTTGGACGACAACGGTCAGTACCCTGTGTGGATGAATCAACGACAGGCAAAGAAACTGAAAGGCAAACGGATGGGAAAGAAAGGCGGACAGGGCAACAAGAAGAAGGGTATCGCCTGGTGAACAAGAGGAAAGAACTTTTGCTTTCGCCTTAAAGACTctgatgcagacacacaggactGTGAAAGTTCTGCTGTTATATCTTTTTCTGTTCAGTGGATTACAAGATTCATGGCTGTGCCACAGAGCCTGCTATTGTAAAGTAATTCACTGAAGGGAGATGTTTGTTCTTATGGAACAGCAGCTTCATTTCCATGTAAGGACAAGTTTAAAGAGAAGTTTTAAGACGGTAAGACTTGTCTGCctttagcttgttttttttcatacatcACAGTAATGCAGGTGATTGTCATATTCTCTACTACCGTTTAAATACAGTTTCATACTTTGTTTATTcaagttttttgtcttttaccaTTTAAGACTGGGCAATATGATTACAATCAATATTACTGGGACTGAGACACCAATCCTGAACCACAATGTCTCAGGTTGATGCCATCTGTTGCATGTCATTCCCCATCGTCTCCCCTCATTTTGTGTTCTGTCTCTACTGTCAGTATCTCTAAATTAATTGGAATATTTGAATATACCATGATATAGAAGATGTATGTAAAATGAATGCATGGTGTAAATAAAATGCCTCTTACTCATAAAACAGTAACTTTTTTATCGAAAGTTTGCTTCGAATCATCACTTTAGAGAGCAGAATATTATCATATGACCACAGTAAGGTACAATTTAaagatgataaataataatGGCCCTAATGTCACTGTGAGCTGACACTGATGTGGCTGGACTAATAAAAGTTGGCTTATGACATAAAAAACACGAAGAAGCTTGTCTGTAGAATATTTTATTGACTCCAATGAGTTAATTGCAGATACAAGATGTATTTTCTAATCCGTTATGCacttgaaaacagtacaaagacagtatgtttaatgttttacctcatcaacaaacatcaaacaaagcaacaagtTGGGAGGGGGCGA belongs to Pagrus major chromosome 14, Pma_NU_1.0 and includes:
- the llph gene encoding protein LLP homolog — translated: MAKSLRSKWKRKMRAEKRKKNAPKELARLKQALSLDKKGEAIMTDVQEIATVVPADKIKKQKDVEMGEMVEVEGDEGKMDMDSKRSKKTLLDDNGQYPVWMNQRQAKKLKGKRMGKKGGQGNKKKGIAW